In the genome of Notamacropus eugenii isolate mMacEug1 chromosome 5, mMacEug1.pri_v2, whole genome shotgun sequence, one region contains:
- the KCNJ5 gene encoding G protein-activated inward rectifier potassium channel 4 isoform X1 — protein MLIVLFKSCSSQAMAGDSRNSMNQDMEIATTPRDPRKIPKQARDYVPITTDRTRLLTEAKKPRQRYMEKSGKCNVHHGNVQETYRYLSDLFTTLVDLKWRFNLLVFTMVYTITWLFFGFIWWLIAYIRGDLDHVGDKNWVPCVENLSGFVSAFLFSIETETTIGYGFRVITEKCPEGIILLLVQAILGSIVNAFMVGCMFVKISQPKKRAETLMFSNNAVISMRDDKLCLMFRVGDLRNSHIVEASIRAKLIKSRQTKEGEFIPLNQTDINVGFDTGDDRLFLVSPLIISHEINEKSPFWEMSRAQLNQEEFEVVVILEGMVEATGMTCQARSSYMDTEVLWGHRFTPVLTLEKGFYEVDYNTFHDTYETNTPTCCAKELAEAQREGRLLQYLSSPTLLGGCAKEGLGQKAEEGEEEAEGLGRARETSSSV, from the exons AtgctaattgtgctttttaaaagcTGCAGCAG CCAAGCTATGGCTGGAGATTCTAGAAATTCCATGAACCAAGACATGGAGATTGCAACCACCCCAAGAGATCCCAGGAAGATTCCCAAACAGGCCCGTGATTATGTCCCTATCACTACTGATCGGACCCGTCTTCTGACAGAAGCCAAGAAGCCTCGCCAGCGATACATGGAGAAAAGTGGCAAGTGTAACGTGCATCATGGCAATGTCCAGGAAACCTATCGTTACCTAAGTGACCTCTTCACAACACTGGTGGATTTGAAGTGGCGCTTCAACCTCCTTGTCTTCACCATGGTCTACACCATTACTTGGTTGTTCTTTGGCTTTATTTGGTGGCTCATTGCATACATTCGGGGAGACCTGGACCACGTTGGGGACAAAAACTGGGTTCCTTGTGTTGAGAATCTCAGTGGTTTTGTCTCTGCCTTCCTGTTCTCCATTGAAACAGAGACCACCATTGGGTATGGCTTCCGGGTTATCACAGAGAAGTGTCCAGAAGGGATCATCCTCCTATTGGTTCAAGCCATCCTAGGTTCCATAGTCAATGCCTTCATGGTGGGTTGCATGTTTGTCAAGATTAGTCAGCCCAAGAAGAGGGCAGAGACTCTCATGTTTTCTAATAATGCTGTCATTTCTATGCGGGATGATAAGCTTTGCCTCATGTTCCGGGTGGGCGACCTCCGCAACTCTCACATCGTAGAGGCCTCCATACGGGCCAAGCTCATCAAGTCCAGGCAGACCAAAGAAGGGGAGTTCATTCCCCTGAATCAGACAGACATTAATGTGGGTTTTGACACTGGGGATGACCGCCTCTTCCTGGTGTCGCCACTTATCATCTCCCATGAAATCAATGAGAAGAGCCCTTTCTGGGAGATGTCCAGGGCACAGTTGAATCAGGAGGAGTTTGAGGTGGTAGTTATCTTAGAAGGCATGGTAGAAGCTACAG GCATGACTTGCCAGGCCCGCAGCTCTTACATGGACACTGAGGTTCTCTGGGGCCACCGCTTCACACCAGTCCTCACCCTAGAGAAGGGCTTCTACGAGGTAGACTACAATACCTTCCATGATACCTACGAGACCAACACACCCACCTGTTGTGCCAAGGAGCTGgcggaggcccagagagaaggcCGGCTCCTTCAGTACCTCTCCAGCCCCACCCTGCTGGGGGGCTGTGCCAAGGAAGGATTGGGCCAAaaggcagaggaaggagaggaggaagcagaGGGGCTGGGTAGAGCCAGAGAGACTAGTAGCTCTGTGTGA
- the KCNJ5 gene encoding G protein-activated inward rectifier potassium channel 4 isoform X2 translates to MAGDSRNSMNQDMEIATTPRDPRKIPKQARDYVPITTDRTRLLTEAKKPRQRYMEKSGKCNVHHGNVQETYRYLSDLFTTLVDLKWRFNLLVFTMVYTITWLFFGFIWWLIAYIRGDLDHVGDKNWVPCVENLSGFVSAFLFSIETETTIGYGFRVITEKCPEGIILLLVQAILGSIVNAFMVGCMFVKISQPKKRAETLMFSNNAVISMRDDKLCLMFRVGDLRNSHIVEASIRAKLIKSRQTKEGEFIPLNQTDINVGFDTGDDRLFLVSPLIISHEINEKSPFWEMSRAQLNQEEFEVVVILEGMVEATGMTCQARSSYMDTEVLWGHRFTPVLTLEKGFYEVDYNTFHDTYETNTPTCCAKELAEAQREGRLLQYLSSPTLLGGCAKEGLGQKAEEGEEEAEGLGRARETSSSV, encoded by the exons ATGGCTGGAGATTCTAGAAATTCCATGAACCAAGACATGGAGATTGCAACCACCCCAAGAGATCCCAGGAAGATTCCCAAACAGGCCCGTGATTATGTCCCTATCACTACTGATCGGACCCGTCTTCTGACAGAAGCCAAGAAGCCTCGCCAGCGATACATGGAGAAAAGTGGCAAGTGTAACGTGCATCATGGCAATGTCCAGGAAACCTATCGTTACCTAAGTGACCTCTTCACAACACTGGTGGATTTGAAGTGGCGCTTCAACCTCCTTGTCTTCACCATGGTCTACACCATTACTTGGTTGTTCTTTGGCTTTATTTGGTGGCTCATTGCATACATTCGGGGAGACCTGGACCACGTTGGGGACAAAAACTGGGTTCCTTGTGTTGAGAATCTCAGTGGTTTTGTCTCTGCCTTCCTGTTCTCCATTGAAACAGAGACCACCATTGGGTATGGCTTCCGGGTTATCACAGAGAAGTGTCCAGAAGGGATCATCCTCCTATTGGTTCAAGCCATCCTAGGTTCCATAGTCAATGCCTTCATGGTGGGTTGCATGTTTGTCAAGATTAGTCAGCCCAAGAAGAGGGCAGAGACTCTCATGTTTTCTAATAATGCTGTCATTTCTATGCGGGATGATAAGCTTTGCCTCATGTTCCGGGTGGGCGACCTCCGCAACTCTCACATCGTAGAGGCCTCCATACGGGCCAAGCTCATCAAGTCCAGGCAGACCAAAGAAGGGGAGTTCATTCCCCTGAATCAGACAGACATTAATGTGGGTTTTGACACTGGGGATGACCGCCTCTTCCTGGTGTCGCCACTTATCATCTCCCATGAAATCAATGAGAAGAGCCCTTTCTGGGAGATGTCCAGGGCACAGTTGAATCAGGAGGAGTTTGAGGTGGTAGTTATCTTAGAAGGCATGGTAGAAGCTACAG GCATGACTTGCCAGGCCCGCAGCTCTTACATGGACACTGAGGTTCTCTGGGGCCACCGCTTCACACCAGTCCTCACCCTAGAGAAGGGCTTCTACGAGGTAGACTACAATACCTTCCATGATACCTACGAGACCAACACACCCACCTGTTGTGCCAAGGAGCTGgcggaggcccagagagaaggcCGGCTCCTTCAGTACCTCTCCAGCCCCACCCTGCTGGGGGGCTGTGCCAAGGAAGGATTGGGCCAAaaggcagaggaaggagaggaggaagcagaGGGGCTGGGTAGAGCCAGAGAGACTAGTAGCTCTGTGTGA